The proteins below are encoded in one region of Ephemeroptericola cinctiostellae:
- a CDS encoding site-2 protease family protein: MDFNFADLIRDLAVAAIPLILALTWAEAARGFMANRLGDRTPKSAGRLTLNPSSHIDPMFTVVVPLISFFLSGGKWLFGGAKQVPVNASSFKHPHIGMGLVSFASILANFTMAFVWLLLLLVLSMTVAPENFFAQMAQRGVMVNLVFLAFSLLPIPPFTGWQIAKAMVSDSMAYKMQAFEQQFSMFSLFIILAMGSTIFTYWIEPIMSSLYKLLLLLVTPLAALLQAIL; this comes from the coding sequence ATGGATTTTAATTTTGCTGACCTCATTCGTGATTTAGCTGTTGCTGCGATCCCGTTGATCCTCGCTTTAACTTGGGCTGAAGCCGCACGAGGTTTTATGGCCAATCGTTTAGGTGACCGCACCCCAAAATCAGCGGGTCGTTTAACATTAAACCCGAGCTCGCACATTGATCCCATGTTCACCGTTGTGGTGCCATTGATCAGTTTTTTCCTGAGTGGGGGCAAATGGTTGTTTGGTGGGGCTAAGCAAGTCCCCGTGAATGCCAGTTCTTTTAAACACCCACACATTGGTATGGGTTTGGTTTCATTTGCCAGTATTTTAGCAAATTTCACGATGGCTTTTGTGTGGCTGCTATTGTTGTTGGTGTTAAGCATGACGGTTGCCCCAGAAAACTTTTTTGCTCAAATGGCACAACGTGGCGTGATGGTGAACTTGGTATTTTTGGCTTTTTCACTACTGCCCATCCCACCGTTTACAGGTTGGCAAATCGCCAAAGCCATGGTCAGCGATTCGATGGCTTATAAAATGCAAGCCTTTGAGCAACAGTTCTCAATGTTTTCATTGTTCATCATTTTGGCAATGGGCAGCACCATTTTCACCTATTGGATTGAACCCATCATGTCATCGTTGTACAAGTTGTTGCTGCTGCTGGTCACGCCATTGGCAGCTCTGTTGCAAGCCATTTTGTAA
- the grpE gene encoding nucleotide exchange factor GrpE, giving the protein MTQQEQAPTEQTEVKNNEGLDNLEAFDSIEEEPLESTMSPTAALEEQVALLKDQLLRTHAEMENVRRRASEDVTKAHKFAIEKFADGLLPVQESLEKALADNSGDLNTLREGVELTFKQLSTALEKGGIIVVDPKGETFDPHFHQAISAIPSELPANTVIDVLQKGYKIADRVLRPALVVVSAQS; this is encoded by the coding sequence ATGACCCAGCAAGAACAAGCCCCAACAGAACAAACCGAAGTGAAAAACAATGAAGGCCTCGACAACCTTGAGGCGTTTGACAGCATCGAAGAAGAGCCTTTAGAAAGCACCATGAGCCCCACAGCAGCCCTTGAAGAACAAGTGGCTTTGTTAAAAGATCAATTGTTGCGCACCCACGCTGAGATGGAAAATGTGCGTCGCCGTGCTTCTGAGGATGTGACCAAAGCACATAAATTCGCAATTGAGAAATTTGCCGATGGTTTGTTACCTGTACAAGAAAGCCTTGAAAAAGCTTTAGCGGACAATTCGGGTGATTTGAATACGTTGCGCGAAGGTGTTGAGTTGACCTTCAAGCAATTGTCGACGGCACTTGAAAAAGGTGGCATCATCGTTGTGGATCCAAAAGGTGAAACATTCGACCCACATTTTCATCAAGCGATTTCGGCCATTCCTTCTGAACTGCCTGCAAACACAGTGATTGATGTTTTGCAAAAAGGTTATAAAATTGCAGATCGTGTTTTGCGTCCCGCTTTGGTGGTGGTGTCAGCGCAAAGCTAA
- a CDS encoding tryptophan--tRNA ligase, translating to MFQERVLSGMRPTGALHLGHYHGVLKNWVSLQSEYPCLFFVADWHALTTHYDDPSIIESSTHEMVIDWLASGIDPSQATIFVQSQVTEHAELFLLLAMSTPLGWLERVPTYKEQIEKLKEKDLGTYGFLGYPLLQAADILIYRAQHVPVGEDQVPHLEMTREVARRFNYLYGREPDFEAKAQEAVKKLGSKMARQYNELRTRFQEQGEEEALEQAHALLDESRNLALADRERLFGYLEGSRKIILAEPQALLTKESRMPGLDGQKMSKSYGNTIGMREDPESITKKIRTMPTDPARVRKTDPGNPDKCPVWALHQIYSNNETCMWVQDSCRNAKIGCLECKQPVIDAVIKEQLPILERAQIYMDDPTLVRNIIADGSEQARKMAQETMRDVREVMGLG from the coding sequence ATGTTTCAAGAACGCGTTTTATCTGGCATGCGTCCCACCGGCGCATTGCATTTGGGTCATTATCATGGTGTGCTCAAAAACTGGGTCAGCTTGCAAAGCGAATACCCATGTTTGTTTTTTGTCGCCGATTGGCACGCTCTGACCACCCATTATGATGATCCAAGTATCATTGAATCAAGCACACATGAGATGGTCATTGATTGGTTGGCATCAGGGATCGATCCCTCGCAAGCGACAATTTTTGTGCAGTCTCAGGTGACTGAGCATGCTGAATTGTTCTTGCTGCTCGCCATGTCAACCCCATTGGGCTGGCTCGAACGTGTGCCGACTTACAAAGAGCAAATTGAGAAATTAAAGGAAAAAGACCTCGGAACATATGGCTTTTTGGGCTACCCCTTGTTGCAAGCGGCGGACATTTTGATTTACCGTGCACAACACGTTCCTGTTGGTGAAGATCAGGTGCCCCACCTTGAAATGACCCGTGAAGTGGCGCGCCGTTTCAATTATTTGTATGGGCGCGAACCAGATTTTGAAGCCAAAGCACAAGAGGCTGTTAAAAAACTTGGTAGCAAAATGGCCAGACAATACAATGAGTTGCGCACACGTTTTCAAGAGCAAGGTGAAGAAGAGGCATTGGAACAAGCCCACGCTTTACTGGATGAATCGAGAAACCTTGCCTTGGCGGACCGAGAGCGTTTGTTTGGTTACCTTGAAGGCAGCCGTAAAATTATTCTTGCCGAGCCACAAGCCTTGTTGACCAAAGAATCGCGTATGCCGGGTTTGGATGGTCAAAAAATGTCAAAAAGCTATGGCAACACCATTGGCATGCGTGAAGATCCAGAGTCGATTACCAAAAAAATTCGCACCATGCCAACGGATCCCGCACGCGTGCGCAAAACCGATCCTGGCAATCCTGATAAATGTCCTGTATGGGCTTTGCATCAAATTTACAGCAACAATGAAACATGCATGTGGGTACAGGATTCTTGTCGAAATGCGAAAATTGGTTGCTTAGAGTGTAAACAGCCCGTGATCGATGCCGTCATTAAAGAGCAGTTGCCTATTTTAGAACGGGCGCAAATCTATATGGACGACCCCACCTTGGTGCGCAACATTATTGCAGATGGTTCTGAGCAGGCACGTAAAATGGCACAAGAAACGATGCGGGATGTGCGTGAAGTCATGGGTTTAGGTTGA
- a CDS encoding PHP domain-containing protein, translating into MTVDLHCHSTASDGGLSPAALVARAYSNGVTQLALTDHDQLAGLVEARMAANALGMRFINGVEISVTWQNLTVHIVGLNIALDHVPLVDGLKKMADGRRERALEMAAQLAEVGIEGAYEGALAHANGREDLISRTHFARFLVAQRKSHHVRAVFNDYLVAGKPGFVEHRWTSLQEAVAWIDGAGGVAVLAHPGRYPYTEEGQESSLFDDFISVGGRAVEVVTGSHSKKQYALYAETARRYGLLASAGSDFHALNESRVDIGQVPALPAGLTPVWSVWA; encoded by the coding sequence TTGACCGTTGATTTACATTGTCACTCAACTGCTTCCGATGGTGGGCTTTCGCCTGCGGCTTTGGTTGCGCGTGCATATTCTAATGGTGTGACCCAGTTGGCTTTGACCGACCACGATCAGTTGGCTGGTTTGGTCGAGGCGCGGATGGCCGCTAATGCATTGGGGATGAGATTCATCAATGGCGTTGAAATATCGGTGACTTGGCAGAACTTGACCGTTCACATTGTGGGTCTGAACATTGCTTTGGATCATGTGCCTTTGGTTGATGGGTTAAAGAAAATGGCCGACGGTCGGCGTGAGCGGGCACTGGAGATGGCTGCGCAATTGGCTGAAGTGGGCATTGAGGGCGCGTATGAAGGCGCTTTGGCACATGCCAATGGTCGAGAGGATTTAATCAGCCGCACCCATTTTGCCCGATTTTTGGTGGCGCAGAGAAAATCACACCATGTGCGAGCGGTGTTTAATGATTATTTGGTCGCGGGCAAGCCTGGTTTTGTTGAACACCGTTGGACGAGTTTGCAAGAAGCGGTGGCTTGGATCGATGGTGCGGGCGGTGTGGCTGTGCTGGCACATCCTGGGCGTTATCCTTATACCGAAGAGGGGCAAGAGTCGAGCCTGTTTGATGATTTCATCTCCGTTGGTGGTCGCGCGGTTGAAGTGGTCACGGGCAGTCACAGCAAAAAACAATATGCCTTGTATGCTGAAACAGCACGCCGATATGGCTTATTGGCTTCAGCAGGATCCGATTTTCATGCCTTAAACGAAAGCAGGGTGGACATTGGCCAAGTGCCCGCTTTACCCGCTGGTTTAACACCTGTGTGGAGTGTGTGGGCATGA
- the zapE gene encoding cell division protein ZapE, with translation MKKHTFLQHYLDILGQQGYAPDSAQEACAKRLQRNEDEWMAFKEKRSNKFKKFFSKAEVPTGVYLWGGVGRGKSVLMDTFYSHLPLNRKIRIHFHEFMQSVHRELETLKGTSDPLDEVARQVAAKYRMICFDEFHVSDIADAMILYRLLDALVKNGVGFIMTSNYKPDDLYPDGLHRDRILPAIELIKKICDVFNVDAGIDYRKRTLTAAQVYHTPNDGVAQKKLTQLFHNLAGNSEGTSLHIGHRDIKAVAFAGRVAWFDFNALCATARSQTDYLELIGRFDTLIVSDIPQMTAAMFSTARRFTWLIDVMYDHKIKLFISAQTPATELYTEGQMANEFFRTVSRLTEMQSQEYLEEEVIPVKSL, from the coding sequence ATGAAAAAACACACGTTCCTCCAACATTACCTCGATATTCTCGGGCAACAAGGTTATGCGCCAGATTCTGCACAAGAGGCATGTGCGAAGCGTTTACAGCGCAATGAAGATGAATGGATGGCGTTCAAAGAAAAACGTTCAAATAAATTCAAAAAGTTTTTTAGCAAGGCCGAAGTGCCCACTGGTGTGTATCTGTGGGGCGGTGTTGGGCGCGGAAAAAGTGTATTGATGGATACGTTTTACAGTCATCTGCCTTTGAACCGAAAAATTCGCATTCATTTTCACGAGTTCATGCAAAGTGTGCACCGTGAGTTGGAAACCCTCAAAGGCACCAGCGATCCATTGGATGAGGTTGCACGACAGGTGGCTGCCAAATACCGAATGATTTGCTTCGATGAGTTTCATGTGTCAGACATTGCTGATGCTATGATTTTGTATCGCCTGCTGGATGCTTTGGTTAAAAATGGGGTCGGATTCATCATGACCTCCAATTACAAGCCCGATGACCTGTATCCCGATGGCTTGCATCGTGACCGCATTTTACCTGCGATTGAATTGATTAAGAAAATATGTGATGTGTTCAATGTCGATGCAGGCATTGATTATCGTAAGCGCACCTTAACAGCGGCGCAGGTCTATCACACCCCGAATGATGGTGTGGCTCAGAAAAAATTGACTCAATTGTTTCACAATTTGGCGGGCAACAGCGAAGGCACAAGCTTGCACATTGGTCATCGTGACATTAAAGCAGTGGCGTTCGCAGGGCGGGTGGCGTGGTTTGATTTCAATGCCTTGTGTGCAACAGCTCGATCGCAGACGGATTATTTGGAGCTGATTGGGCGTTTCGATACATTGATCGTATCGGATATTCCACAAATGACCGCCGCCATGTTTTCGACCGCACGACGTTTCACATGGTTGATTGATGTGATGTACGACCATAAAATTAAGTTGTTCATCAGCGCACAGACGCCCGCTACCGAGTTGTATACTGAAGGGCAAATGGCGAATGAGTTTTTTCGTACCGTATCACGCTTAACGGAAATGCAGTCACAGGAGTACCTTGAAGAAGAAGTGATTCCTGTTAAGTCGTTGTAA
- the ybeY gene encoding rRNA maturation RNase YbeY: protein MHTLSLSVQYADATRNWMDVLPRPLLRRWVQAALQVNATLTIRFVDETEGQRLNAEFRGKDYATNVLTFTYDDELDELPEEVRAAIAAEQGEQVEADIILCGAVLEREASEQGKTIVEHAAHLVVHGVLHAQGFDHMEDEEAEIMEALEQQIVMGLGFADPYLESDMG from the coding sequence AATACGCCGATGCCACTCGGAATTGGATGGATGTTTTGCCGCGACCATTGTTGCGTCGTTGGGTTCAAGCAGCGTTGCAAGTCAATGCGACATTGACGATTCGCTTTGTTGATGAAACTGAAGGGCAACGTTTAAATGCTGAGTTTCGCGGGAAGGATTATGCGACCAATGTGTTGACCTTTACCTATGACGATGAGTTGGACGAATTACCAGAAGAGGTGCGTGCCGCGATTGCTGCGGAACAGGGTGAGCAGGTTGAGGCGGACATCATTTTGTGCGGTGCCGTGTTGGAGCGCGAAGCGAGCGAGCAAGGCAAAACGATTGTCGAGCATGCCGCGCATCTGGTGGTGCATGGTGTGTTGCATGCACAAGGTTTTGACCACATGGAAGATGAAGAGGCCGAGATCATGGAAGCGTTAGAACAACAAATTGTGATGGGATTGGGGTTTGCAGATCCCTATCTTGAGTCTGATATGGGTTAA